One Kribbella sp. NBC_00662 genomic region harbors:
- a CDS encoding alpha/beta fold hydrolase, translating into MPFSTSDGVRLWTATSGTATSAAPVVILHGGPGLWDDYAVLAEMIDDLTVVHRFDQRGCGRSDPSEVQTMARLAQDIDELRAYFGHERIVVLGHSFGASLALLYAATYADHAAGLVYVDGVGIGDWRTAYHEEQRRRMTPEQSARLEDLTGRKRTPAEETEFRALSWFTDHADRERAMEWAYQSASVDLPINFAANSALGAAMRSWPDDYLPGLAAGLECPVTFIHGEGDPRPAFAVRDLAAHVPHHTLELIPAAGHSPWLEQPELVRSLLRRIVSGEEGA; encoded by the coding sequence ATGCCGTTTTCGACATCTGACGGCGTGCGGTTGTGGACCGCGACCAGCGGTACGGCGACCTCCGCGGCACCGGTCGTGATCCTGCACGGCGGGCCTGGTCTGTGGGACGACTACGCGGTACTGGCCGAGATGATCGACGACCTCACCGTCGTCCATCGCTTCGACCAGCGTGGCTGCGGCCGGTCGGATCCGTCCGAGGTCCAGACCATGGCACGTCTCGCCCAGGACATCGACGAGCTGCGCGCGTACTTCGGCCATGAGCGGATCGTTGTCCTCGGCCACTCCTTCGGCGCATCGCTCGCTCTCCTGTACGCCGCGACGTACGCCGATCACGCTGCGGGTCTCGTCTACGTGGACGGAGTCGGCATCGGCGACTGGCGGACGGCGTACCACGAGGAGCAGAGGCGCCGGATGACGCCGGAGCAGAGTGCGCGACTCGAGGATCTCACCGGCCGGAAGCGCACTCCCGCCGAGGAGACCGAGTTCCGGGCATTGTCATGGTTCACAGATCATGCGGACCGCGAGCGGGCGATGGAGTGGGCCTATCAGAGCGCCTCGGTCGATCTCCCGATCAACTTCGCGGCCAACAGCGCGCTCGGAGCGGCGATGAGGAGTTGGCCGGACGACTATCTCCCCGGTCTGGCGGCCGGCCTCGAATGCCCGGTCACCTTCATCCACGGTGAAGGCGATCCGCGACCGGCCTTCGCCGTGCGGGACTTGGCCGCGCACGTCCCGCACCACACGCTCGAGCTGATCCCGGCCGCCGGGCATTCGCCCTGGCTGGAGCAGCCGGAGCTGGTTCGGAGTCTGCTGCGGCGGATCGTGTCAGGCGAAGAAGGCGCGTAG